From a single Candidatus Delongbacteria bacterium genomic region:
- a CDS encoding SRPBCC family protein, whose protein sequence is MSLMKRLVQGLGVLILVVVVVGLFLPRDYEVSRSIVIQASREAVHARVGELRAWPNWSPWLENDPTIVTTLGEKTTGVGASQSWTSKEGPGELTFTECSLEQGIAYDMVFDNRHRSKGVMSYEDDPGGVRVTWGMTGRMELPVIGGYFCLLMDTMVGPMFDTGLSKLKTVVEAN, encoded by the coding sequence ATGTCACTGATGAAACGCCTTGTGCAGGGGTTGGGAGTGCTGATCCTGGTGGTGGTGGTCGTGGGTCTGTTCCTGCCCCGCGACTACGAGGTCTCGCGTTCGATCGTGATCCAGGCCAGCCGCGAGGCCGTGCACGCCCGGGTGGGCGAGCTGCGGGCCTGGCCGAACTGGTCGCCCTGGCTGGAGAACGATCCCACCATCGTCACCACCCTGGGCGAGAAGACCACTGGCGTGGGCGCCAGCCAGAGCTGGACCAGTAAGGAGGGGCCGGGCGAGCTGACCTTCACCGAGTGCTCGCTCGAGCAGGGCATCGCCTACGACATGGTCTTCGACAACCGGCACAGGTCAAAGGGCGTGATGAGCTACGAGGATGATCCCGGCGGAGTGCGTGTCACCTGGGGCATGACGGGCCGGATGGAGCTGCCCGTGATCGGCGGGTATTTCTGCCTGTTGATGGACACGATGGTCGGCCCGATGTTCGACACGGGATTGA
- a CDS encoding DMT family transporter has translation MTATRWLLLATLIWGATFTLIHKALASVDPVLFVALRFGLAAPLTLLFFHRRVRLGSLLQLGRGVLLGTVLFLGYLLQTLGLVHTSASRSGFFTSLAVLFVPMILAVLERRRPRGGVILSVALALAGLWVMNPGILEGAGSGTALGDALTIGCAFVFAVQILLMDRTPTAGHTWTLTFWQVLTVAVLATACLPFRGPLQLDWTLDLVLALLICGLLATVLALALQIRFQREIAPEKAAVIYTMEPVFAVLFAWMLAGEHLSTREALGGLLILGGLLGAELDRARLSALRVWLFG, from the coding sequence TTGACCGCCACCCGCTGGCTGCTGCTGGCCACCCTGATCTGGGGGGCGACCTTCACCCTGATCCACAAGGCTCTCGCGAGTGTGGATCCGGTGCTGTTCGTCGCCCTGCGCTTTGGACTGGCCGCTCCGCTGACGCTGCTGTTCTTCCATCGGCGGGTCCGGCTGGGCAGCCTGCTGCAGCTTGGACGCGGGGTGCTGCTGGGCACTGTGCTGTTCCTGGGCTACCTGCTGCAGACCTTGGGTCTGGTGCACACCAGTGCCAGTCGGTCCGGCTTCTTCACCTCGCTGGCGGTACTGTTCGTGCCCATGATCCTGGCCGTGCTGGAGCGCCGCAGACCCCGGGGAGGCGTGATACTTTCGGTGGCTCTGGCCCTGGCGGGTCTCTGGGTCATGAATCCCGGCATTCTCGAGGGAGCAGGCTCGGGCACCGCTCTGGGCGACGCCCTGACCATCGGCTGTGCGTTCGTGTTCGCGGTGCAGATCCTGCTGATGGATCGTACTCCCACGGCCGGACACACCTGGACCCTGACCTTCTGGCAGGTGCTGACCGTGGCCGTGCTCGCCACCGCCTGCCTGCCCTTCCGCGGCCCGCTGCAGCTGGACTGGACCCTGGACCTGGTGCTGGCGCTGCTGATCTGCGGTCTGCTGGCCACCGTGCTCGCCCTGGCCCTCCAGATTCGCTTCCAGCGCGAGATCGCCCCGGAGAAGGCGGCCGTGATCTACACCATGGAACCCGTGTTCGCGGTGCTCTTCGCCTGGATGCTGGCCGGAGAACATCTCAGCACGCGGGAAGCCCTGGGTGGCCTGCTGATTCTGGGTGGCCTGCTGGGGGCCGAACTGGATCGCGCCCGCCTGAGCGCCCTGCGTGTCTGGTTGTTCGGTTGA